Within Romboutsia sp. CE17, the genomic segment TATATTAAAAATGCTCCAAATAAAGCACCACTAAGTGCTACTATTGGCATTGTAAATATAGTAAAGTTGCTTACACCATCATATACATTTCCATTAATTAAAAAGATATATATTACTACAAATAATGCCGAGCCTGAGTTTATACCAAGTATACCAGAGTCTGCTAAGTCATTTTTAGTAACACCTTGAAGTATAGTCCCAGATACTGCTAAAGCCGTACCAACCAGTATTCCTAGCACTATTCTAGGTAATCTTAATTTAAATATAGCTATTTCTTGAGCCTTTGAGCCTTGTCCTAGTAAAGTTTGTATTACTTCTCCTGGGCTTATTGCTAAAGAACCTGTATTTAAACTAATTAAAAAAATACCAAATATCATAAGGATTAATATTGATATAATTAGTGTAAATTTTTTATTTTTACTTATCTTCATAATCTATTTTACATCCTTTCTAACAAGGTATATAAATACAGGTACTCCTAAAAGTGCTGTTAACGAACCTATTGGAGTTTCATATGGTGGGTTTATCATTCTTGCTAATATATCACTATATACTAATAAAACTGAACCTAATACCATTGAACTAGGTATAATGTATTTATAATCAGCACCTACTATTGCCTTTACTATTTGAGGAATTATAAGACCTACAAAAACTATATTACCTGCTACCGAAACAGATGCACCTGTTAATAATATTACTAATACTATACTTATAAACCTTATTTGATTTGTCTTTTGTCCTAAACCTATGGCAACTTCTTCACCTAAACTTAGTATAGTTATTTTAGGCGATAAAATAATTGCCCCTATTAAAGCAATACCTCCTACTAAGGATAACATTGCTATACTACTCCATTTTGCACCAGTTACTCCACCTGATATCCAAAAGCTAAGCTGTTGAGATAAGTTAAAGCACATTGATATACCCATAGCTAATGATATTAATAATGTACCTAATGCAGTTCCTGCAAGTGCAAGTTTAACAGGGTCTACCTTTCTTATACTTCTAGAACTTACAAAATAAACTAAAAATCCACTTATACTTGCTCCTAAAAATGCAAACATCATCATGGAAAAACTGCTCATTATTAAGTTTGGATTTAATCTTTGTAATACAAATGCTACTGCTATCATAAATGTAGCACCTTGTGTTATACCCATTACAGACGGTTCTGCTATTGGGTTTCTAGTTATACCTTGCATTATGGCACCTGCTACTGATAAAAATCCTCCTACAAGTGCTGCTGCAATAGCTCTAGGTATTCTTACATCTCTAATTATTTTAGTGTTTATATTATCGCTATCGTGAAAAATGCTATTAATTATTGTTGATATGTCTATATTCTTTGCTCCTAAAGAAATAGATGTTATTATTCCTATTACAAGTAATATTAGACCTATAATCATAAGCAAACATGCTGCTTTTTTTCTATTAATCTTTTTCATCTATCCTCCCATAAATTTATCTATAAATACGAATAGTAGGTGAAGATCTATATATAGCTTCCACCTACTATTTTATTTATATATTATTTTACAAGTTCTTCCTTAATTGTATCTAATTCTAATAATCTTCCTATTGGATTATATGCTTGGCTGAAGTGTGGACTTTGATTTAAGAATATTACATTTCCTTCTTTTACAGCCCTTATTTGGTTCCATACAGAACTATTTTCTAATTCAGCTTTATCAGATTCACTACCTATAATTATTAAATTATCAGCATCTATTTCAGCTAAACCTTCCATAGTAACTTTAGGTAATTCTATTGAATCTTGTCCTGGCATATTTTCAGGTTGCTTAAGATCTAAATCTTCTTTTAATACTGTTCCTAATCCAGCATTAGTGAATGCATAGAATTGACCATTTGCTAAATCTGTTGATAATACTGCGTAAGTTTCATCTTCACCTCTTGCAGTTTTTATTTCTTTACCTATTGTTTCAGCTTTTGCATAGTAAGTATCTAACCATGCTTGAGCTTCTTCTTCTTTATCAAATATATCAGCTACGTCCATTAATTTAGCTTCCCAGTCATTGTATTCATCATCTAACATAACTACTGGTGCTATTTCTTTTAATTGGTCATATATTTTTTCTTGTCTTGGTGCCATTATTATTAAGTCTGGATTTAACCCAAGTATTGATTCTATATCAGCAGTATCCATCATAGAATGTCCTACTACTTTAGCGTTTCCTAATTCTTCTTGTACATATGCCGGCACTGAATCTGTATTATATGAATCAACGTTAGATGTACCTACTGGAGTATATCCAAGTACTACTAACTCTTCACTGTTTCCTGATATATCTACTATTCTTTCTGGATTAGCTGGTATTTCAACTTCTCCTTTTGCAGAGTTCACTATTCTTGTTTCTTCACTTGCATTATTTGAATCATTTTTATTATTTGAACATCCTGTTAATATCCCGATAGACATTGTCGCTACCGTAAGTAATGTTATTAATTTTCTCTTTCTCATTTTTGTATCCTTCCTTTGTATGTTATTATCAATCCTTAGTTAATGATAATCATTTTCGTTGTATGTGTATTTTTATTATACCTCTTTTTTTATATTAGTCAATATATTTTTTAAAATTATATTTATATTTTTATTATTTTTTTTAGATATTTTCACACAATTTATGTCGAATTAAATTATTCACAATATACTTATACCTCATTTTTATATTTTTACACATAAAAAAGAGTTTTATTAGAATAAATTAAAAACATTATGCCTAATAAAACTCTTAAAATTTAATTGTTATATTTTATGCAAATATATTTTTTCTTATTATAGTCTGAGATCTATTCGGTCCAACAGAAACCATATCTATATTAACTCCAACTAATTCTTCTATTCTAGCTATATATTTCTTAGCATTTTCAGGAAGATCTTCAAATTTTTCTACGTTAGTTATATCTTCATTCCATCCATCTAACTCTTCATATATAGGTTCACATTTTGCTAAATCTTCTAGTGATGCTGGGAAGTTATGTATTATCTTATCTCCCATTTTATAAGCTGTACATATATTTATTTTATCAAATCCTGTTAATACGTCTAAAAGCATAAATGATATACTAGTTAATCCATTAACTCTTGCTGCATACTTTACTATAACAGCATCAAACCAACCACATCTTCTTGCTCTTCCAGTTACAGTTCCAAACTCATGACCTTGAACTCTTATTCTTTCTCCAATTTCATTATCTAGTTCCGTAACAAAAGGACCTTCTCCAACTCTTGTAGTATAAGCTTTTACTATTCCTACAACATCTTTTATCATGTTAGGACCAACACCTGCACCTACAGCGAATCCTCCTGATATAGGATGAGATGATGTAACATATGGGTATGTTCCTAAGTCTAAATCTAATAAAGTTCCTTGAGCACCTTCAAATAATACTCTTTTACCATCTTTTATTGCATCATAAACAATAACAGATGTATCTGCTACGTATTTTCTTATTTTTTCAGCATATTCTAAATACTCATTGTATATTTCTTCAAAATTAAACATTGCCTCTTTACCATAAACACCTATAACTAATTTATTCTTAGCGTCTACTTGAGCTTTTAATTTTTTAGCAAATATATCCTTATCCATTAAATCACATATTCTAATTCCAGATCTCTCTGTTTTATCCATGTAACAAGGACCTATACCTTTTTTAGTAGTACCTATTTTGTTGTCTCCTCTAGCTTCTTCAGCTAATGCATCTAATTCTTTATGGTATGGGAACACAACATGAGCTCTATCACTTATCTTTATGTTACTTGTATCTATATCATTGCTATTAAGCATATCTATCTCTTCTAAAAAACCTTTAGGATCAAAAACTATACCATTACCTATTACATTTATAGTATTAGGGTTTAGTATTCCGGATGGTATTAAACGTAAAGCAAACTTTTTGCCTTCTACAACTAATGTATGTCCAGCATTATTTCCACCTTGTCCTCTTATTACTACATCAGCTTGTGTGGCAAGATAATCTATTACTTTACCCTTTCCTTCGTCTCCCCACTGAGATCCTACAACTGCTACTGTTTTCATTAACTTCACCTCTGATTTGTTTTTTCGAACACT encodes:
- a CDS encoding FecCD family ABC transporter permease; this translates as MKKINRKKAACLLMIIGLILLVIGIITSISLGAKNIDISTIINSIFHDSDNINTKIIRDVRIPRAIAAALVGGFLSVAGAIMQGITRNPIAEPSVMGITQGATFMIAVAFVLQRLNPNLIMSSFSMMMFAFLGASISGFLVYFVSSRSIRKVDPVKLALAGTALGTLLISLAMGISMCFNLSQQLSFWISGGVTGAKWSSIAMLSLVGGIALIGAIILSPKITILSLGEEVAIGLGQKTNQIRFISIVLVILLTGASVSVAGNIVFVGLIIPQIVKAIVGADYKYIIPSSMVLGSVLLVYSDILARMINPPYETPIGSLTALLGVPVFIYLVRKDVK
- a CDS encoding ABC transporter substrate-binding protein, with the protein product MRKRKLITLLTVATMSIGILTGCSNNKNDSNNASEETRIVNSAKGEVEIPANPERIVDISGNSEELVVLGYTPVGTSNVDSYNTDSVPAYVQEELGNAKVVGHSMMDTADIESILGLNPDLIIMAPRQEKIYDQLKEIAPVVMLDDEYNDWEAKLMDVADIFDKEEEAQAWLDTYYAKAETIGKEIKTARGEDETYAVLSTDLANGQFYAFTNAGLGTVLKEDLDLKQPENMPGQDSIELPKVTMEGLAEIDADNLIIIGSESDKAELENSSVWNQIRAVKEGNVIFLNQSPHFSQAYNPIGRLLELDTIKEELVK
- a CDS encoding adenylosuccinate synthase, which codes for MKTVAVVGSQWGDEGKGKVIDYLATQADVVIRGQGGNNAGHTLVVEGKKFALRLIPSGILNPNTINVIGNGIVFDPKGFLEEIDMLNSNDIDTSNIKISDRAHVVFPYHKELDALAEEARGDNKIGTTKKGIGPCYMDKTERSGIRICDLMDKDIFAKKLKAQVDAKNKLVIGVYGKEAMFNFEEIYNEYLEYAEKIRKYVADTSVIVYDAIKDGKRVLFEGAQGTLLDLDLGTYPYVTSSHPISGGFAVGAGVGPNMIKDVVGIVKAYTTRVGEGPFVTELDNEIGERIRVQGHEFGTVTGRARRCGWFDAVIVKYAARVNGLTSISFMLLDVLTGFDKINICTAYKMGDKIIHNFPASLEDLAKCEPIYEELDGWNEDITNVEKFEDLPENAKKYIARIEELVGVNIDMVSVGPNRSQTIIRKNIFA